A genome region from Littorina saxatilis isolate snail1 linkage group LG16, US_GU_Lsax_2.0, whole genome shotgun sequence includes the following:
- the LOC138950010 gene encoding G-protein coupled receptor GRL101-like, which translates to MPNGTCPETHVQCRDNGNCIPVYLRCNGVFDCLHHEDEAACDRITCPGFYRCRGSAVCLHPSSVCDGYPQCPLHDDELLCDLSCPPNCVCRGLAFYCEQRFTVGEYEGLRYLDAAGSGLTLSDVKGSPLLIFLSLTECGLTSLDGLALPNLLDLDLSHNNLTSLNALMLEGVPQVRKVVLSGNVFLRVLDSGQGRRDRLSELDLSGVYTPQLNASMLTAFPGLRHLNLSGSQVERVLDDGFQRLTELRVVDLRGCPVSHVPPVMFQGLRSLQAVYADSFRMCCPALLPADFNVHRCTAPFEEVSSCDDLLGSEAYSAVTFVIALVAVIGNGSCFVFRAFVGKSKSKQGFAVFVTHLSLSDFLMGVYLIFLGVADRAYKDRYLWNDMWWRNSSACKVAGFLSLLSSEVSTFIMCLITLDRFLVLRFPFSRVRFGLKSAHLASCVAWLAGVILAAVPLLPITSHWRFYGLTSICVPLPVTSKDFPGRWYSFSIVVVLNFVLFIFVCCGQLVIYLSVQANAMSAAATSTTRKTQDLTIARRLVAVAMSDFLCWFPIGLLGLLASRGVPIPGEVNVAVAVLVLPLNSALNPFLYTVNVLLERRRLAREERLRKLILSQLSAKN; encoded by the coding sequence atGCCCAATGGGACTTGCCCAGAAACACACGTTCAGTGTCGGGATAACGGGAACTGCATACCGGTGTATCTACGTTGTAACGGTGTGTTTGACTGCTTGCATCACGAGGACGAGGCTGCGTGTGACAGGATCACGTGCCCGGGCTTCTATCGCTGCAGGGggtctgctgtctgtctgcatcCCAGCAGTGTGTGTGACGGCTACCCTCAGTGCCCGCTGCACGACGACGAACTGTTGTGTGACTTGAGCTGCCCTCCCAACTGTGTCTGTCGAGGACTGGCCTTTTACTGCGAGCAGAGGTTTACTGTGGGCGAGTATGAAGGGCTTCGCTATCTGGACGCAGCGGGCAGTGGACTCACCCTCTCTGATGTCAAAGGGTCTCCTCTTCTGATCTTCCTCAGTCTGACAGAGTGTGGTCTTACCAGCCTGGACGGTCTGGCTCTGCCAAACCTGCTTGATCTTGACCTCAGTCACAACAACCTGACGTCACTGAACGCTTTGATGTTGGAGGGAGTGCCCCAGGTGAGGAAGGTGGTCCTGTCGGGCAACGTGTTCTTACGAGTGTTGGACAGCGGTCAGGGACGACGAGATCGCCTGTCAGAGCTGGACCTGTCTGGGGTGTACACCCCGCAGCTTAACGCCTCTATGTTGACCGCCTTCCCTGGACTACGGCACCTCAACCTCTCTGGCAGCCAGGTAGAGCGAGTCCTCGATGACGGTTTCCAGCGGCTGACGGAGCTGCGTGTCGTTGACCTGCGTGGTTGTCCCGTGAGCCACGTGCCGCCTGTGATGTTTCAGGGTTTGAGGTCACTGCAGGCTGTGTACGCTGACTCCTTCAGGATGTGCTGTCCCGCCCTTCTGCCTGCAGACTTCAACGTTCACAGGTGCACCGCGCCCTTCGAGGAAGTCTCCTCCTGTGATGACTTGCTGGGCTCTGAAGCATACAGCGCTGTGACCTTTGTCATCGCTCTCGTGGCCGTGATTGGAAACGGCTCTTGTTTCGTCTTCCGGGCGTTTGTGGGTAAGAGCAAAAGCAAGCAAGGATTTGCGGTCTTCGTGACgcacctgtctctgtctgacttTCTCATGGGGGTCTACCTGATATTCCTCGGGGTGGCTGACCGGGCGTACAAGGACAGATACCTGTGGAACGACATGTGGTGGAGAAACAGCTCTGCGTGTAAAGTGGCGGGCTTCCTGTCGCTGCTGTCCAGCGAGGTGTCGACCTTCATCATGTGCCTTATCACTCTGGACCGCTTCCTGGTGCTGCGCTTCCCCTTCAGCAGGGTGCGCTTTGGTCTCAAGTCCGCGCACCTGGCGTCATGCGTGGCTTGGCTGGCAGGTGTGATTCTTGCGGCCGTCCCCCTGCTGCCTATAACGTCACACTGGCGATTCTACGGTCTCACCAGTATCTGCGTTCCTCTGCCTGTCACCTCGAAGGACTTTCCAGGTCGTTGGTACTCCTTCAGCATCGTTGTCGTCCTCAACTTTGTCCTCTTCATCTTCGTCTGCTGCGGGCAGCTGGTCATCTACCTGTCAGTGCAAGCCAACGCCATGTCTGCAGCCGCCACCAGCACCACGAGGAAAACTCAGGATCTGACCATCGCACGACGCCTGGTGGCTGTGGCTATGTCGGACTTCTTGTGCTGGTTCCCTATCGGGCTGCTGGGTCTGCTAGCGTCTCGCGGGGTTCCAATCCCTGGCGAGGTCAACGTGGCTGTGGCGGTCTTGGTGCTGCCGCTCAACTCGGCGCTCAACCCTTTCCTCTACACGGTCAACGTGCTGTTGGAGCGCAGGAGGCTTGCCCGTGAAGAGCGACTGAGGAAGCTGATCCTGTCGCAGCTTAGTGCTAAAAACTAG